One window from the genome of Desulfatirhabdium butyrativorans DSM 18734 encodes:
- a CDS encoding ribose-phosphate diphosphokinase yields MYGGYLSNGLTVFAGNSNPELAKKICDFLEIPVGNAAVKTFSDGEIQIEIRENIRSKDVFIVQSTSSPVNDYLVELLLMIDACKRSSARRITAVIPYYGYARQDKKVAPRVPISAKLVADILTVAGANRVITMDLHAGQIQGFFSIPVDNLFAAPVLLDYIRSEFREEMVVVSPDAGGVERARAFAKRLKAALAIVDKRREEPNKAKAMALIGDVTGKTAIILDDMVDTAGTVTEAAALIMKSGAKEVYACCSHPVLSGPAVERIAASPLKSVIVTDTIPLKPEASATGKFTVLTISKLVGEAIIRSHRGDSVTSLFV; encoded by the coding sequence ATGTACGGAGGCTATCTGTCCAATGGATTGACCGTTTTTGCTGGCAATTCCAATCCGGAACTTGCGAAGAAAATCTGTGATTTTCTCGAGATTCCGGTAGGCAATGCCGCGGTCAAAACGTTCAGTGACGGTGAGATTCAAATCGAAATCCGGGAAAACATCCGCTCGAAGGACGTCTTTATCGTTCAATCGACAAGTTCTCCGGTAAATGATTATCTGGTGGAACTCCTGTTGATGATCGATGCCTGCAAGCGTTCATCTGCCCGGCGCATCACGGCTGTCATTCCCTATTACGGGTATGCCAGGCAGGACAAGAAGGTGGCCCCCAGGGTGCCAATCAGCGCCAAACTGGTGGCGGATATCCTTACGGTAGCGGGCGCCAACCGCGTGATCACGATGGATTTGCATGCCGGACAAATCCAGGGCTTTTTCAGCATTCCCGTAGACAACCTCTTTGCAGCCCCGGTTCTTCTCGATTACATCCGGAGCGAATTCCGGGAGGAGATGGTTGTGGTTTCCCCGGATGCGGGTGGCGTGGAAAGGGCTCGCGCCTTCGCGAAAAGGTTGAAGGCTGCCCTCGCCATCGTGGACAAGCGCCGTGAAGAACCCAACAAGGCCAAAGCGATGGCCCTGATCGGCGACGTGACTGGAAAGACGGCCATCATCCTGGATGATATGGTCGATACTGCCGGGACGGTAACGGAAGCTGCCGCACTCATCATGAAAAGCGGCGCCAAGGAAGTGTATGCATGCTGTTCTCATCCCGTTCTCTCGGGTCCAGCCGTGGAGCGGATTGCGGCATCGCCGCTGAAAAGTGTCATTGTCACAGACACCATTCCTCTCAAACCGGAAGCATCGGCTACCGGCAAGTTCACCGTGTTGACCATTTCCAAACTGGTTGGTGAAGCCATTATCCGCAGCCATCGGGGGGATTCGGTAACGTCCCTGTTTGTTTGA
- the ispE gene encoding 4-(cytidine 5'-diphospho)-2-C-methyl-D-erythritol kinase, with the protein MTNHENPIVSGLSGPMHAENGLRRRDTGTIGGQSVTQSKSGERLELRSPAKINLFLAVHGKRTDGYHELSSLMCCVDLWDEITCVFQGTGIRVTCDELSVPQDEGNLAAKAAATFMAHAGVPQFGLRMRIQKRIPVGAGLGGGSSNAAIVLRGLNHYFGQPLPASRLLQLAATLGSDVPFFLDPVPAIATGRGEKLSKFEYLSPFPVILVNPGFSISTAWVYGNLKLGLTNCEQKLKKIPLNGRAFDPAHQLCNDLESVMESVYPEIGFIKAMLLEAGAAGALMSGSGSTVFGVFNDPDKAAEAFSFVQEEIRVRPGWRCWLSRLITEPIWGFPPMHEA; encoded by the coding sequence ATGACGAACCATGAGAATCCGATCGTTTCTGGTCTTTCGGGGCCGATGCATGCGGAAAATGGATTGCGCCGCCGTGATACCGGTACCATTGGCGGCCAGTCGGTGACGCAATCCAAATCGGGAGAAAGGCTGGAGCTCCGGTCTCCTGCCAAAATCAACCTCTTCCTGGCGGTACACGGGAAACGTACCGATGGATACCACGAGCTCAGCAGCCTGATGTGCTGTGTGGATCTCTGGGATGAGATCACGTGCGTTTTTCAGGGAACCGGAATCCGCGTTACCTGTGACGAGCTATCTGTCCCGCAGGATGAGGGTAACCTGGCTGCGAAAGCAGCCGCAACTTTCATGGCGCATGCCGGGGTTCCGCAGTTCGGGCTTCGCATGCGCATTCAAAAAAGAATTCCTGTTGGAGCCGGGCTCGGTGGCGGAAGCAGCAATGCGGCCATCGTTCTCCGGGGCCTGAACCACTATTTCGGCCAGCCGTTACCGGCATCCAGGCTCCTGCAGCTTGCCGCAACGCTGGGCAGCGACGTCCCCTTTTTCCTCGATCCGGTTCCGGCCATCGCTACCGGAAGGGGAGAAAAATTATCGAAATTCGAATACCTTTCCCCATTTCCCGTTATCCTCGTCAATCCCGGTTTTTCCATATCAACGGCCTGGGTTTATGGAAATCTGAAATTGGGATTGACAAATTGCGAGCAAAAGCTTAAAAAAATTCCTTTGAATGGAAGAGCCTTCGATCCGGCACATCAGCTTTGCAACGATCTGGAAAGCGTCATGGAAAGCGTCTATCCCGAGATCGGGTTTATCAAAGCGATGTTGCTTGAGGCGGGCGCGGCAGGTGCTTTGATGAGCGGGAGCGGCTCGACGGTGTTCGGTGTTTTCAATGATCCGGATAAGGCTGCAGAAGCTTTTTCGTTTGTGCAGGAGGAGATTCGGGTGCGACCCGGATGGCGCTGCTGGTTGAGCCGTCTGATAACCGAGCCGATATGGGGATTTCCTCCGATGCATGAAGCCTGA
- a CDS encoding Do family serine endopeptidase — MRRGIGRICRAAAIMGIGSILLMGLVIAAPWGAHASDVAMVPQSFSGLAEKVGAGVVNIRTEKVVSGGGHGRMMRQFGQNPFGNDDRFNDFFEKFFGDQMPREHKEQSLGSGFIIDKQGYIVTNNHVIENATKIKVKLKSGKQFEAELVGRDPSTDIALIKIKSTEPLTELPLGDSDSLQVGQWVVAIGSPFGLEQTVTAGIISAKGRVIGSGPYDNFLQTDASINPGNSGGPLIDMNGQVIGINTAIIASGQGIGFAIPINLAKGVIEQLKTKGSVTRGWLGVVIQDLTDDMAEYAGSPDKKGAMVMEVMPGQPADAAGMQPKDIIVEVNGKPVANSHDLTTLVAGLSVGEKAKITVLRNGKKQNLTIEVAKRPDDTKQLASGEGGSAPSAADELGIRVTNLTPELAKRLKVNQNDGVVVEDVDPEGKAAAAGLSSGDVIKEINHIAIKSTKDYASALSKAKGGKVQMFIWRPNAGFLVITIPK, encoded by the coding sequence ATGAGACGAGGGATAGGACGGATTTGCCGCGCAGCGGCGATCATGGGAATTGGATCGATTCTGTTGATGGGGCTGGTTATAGCAGCACCCTGGGGGGCACATGCATCGGATGTCGCCATGGTGCCGCAGAGTTTCAGCGGACTTGCTGAAAAAGTCGGCGCCGGGGTCGTGAATATCCGGACCGAAAAAGTGGTTTCGGGAGGGGGGCACGGTCGCATGATGCGGCAGTTCGGTCAGAATCCCTTCGGAAATGACGACCGGTTCAACGATTTCTTCGAAAAGTTCTTCGGGGATCAGATGCCGAGGGAACACAAGGAGCAGAGTCTCGGCTCCGGTTTCATCATCGACAAGCAGGGCTATATCGTCACCAACAACCACGTGATCGAGAATGCCACCAAGATCAAGGTGAAACTCAAGAGCGGCAAGCAGTTCGAGGCGGAACTGGTCGGCCGGGATCCGTCGACGGATATCGCCCTGATCAAGATCAAATCCACGGAGCCACTGACGGAGCTTCCCCTCGGCGATTCCGACAGCCTTCAGGTCGGCCAGTGGGTGGTTGCCATCGGAAGTCCTTTCGGGCTCGAGCAGACGGTGACCGCAGGTATCATCAGCGCCAAGGGGCGGGTGATCGGGAGCGGCCCCTACGACAATTTTCTGCAGACCGATGCATCCATCAACCCGGGCAATTCGGGCGGCCCCCTCATTGATATGAACGGTCAGGTCATCGGGATCAATACAGCCATCATCGCCAGCGGTCAGGGCATCGGTTTCGCCATCCCCATCAACCTCGCCAAGGGTGTCATCGAGCAATTGAAAACCAAGGGCTCTGTGACCAGAGGCTGGTTGGGTGTGGTGATTCAGGATCTGACCGATGATATGGCCGAATATGCCGGAAGCCCTGACAAAAAGGGTGCGATGGTCATGGAAGTCATGCCGGGGCAGCCGGCTGACGCCGCAGGCATGCAGCCCAAGGATATCATTGTCGAAGTGAACGGCAAGCCGGTTGCCAACAGCCATGATCTCACCACGCTGGTTGCCGGTCTGTCCGTTGGGGAAAAGGCCAAAATCACCGTGCTGCGTAACGGGAAGAAACAGAATTTGACCATCGAAGTGGCCAAACGTCCGGATGACACCAAGCAATTGGCGTCCGGAGAAGGCGGCTCGGCGCCGTCGGCTGCGGATGAGCTGGGCATCCGGGTGACGAATCTGACCCCGGAATTGGCCAAACGCCTGAAAGTCAACCAGAACGACGGCGTGGTGGTAGAGGATGTGGACCCGGAAGGGAAGGCCGCAGCCGCTGGGCTCTCCTCGGGGGATGTGATCAAGGAGATCAACCATATCGCCATCAAAAGCACCAAGGACTATGCCTCAGCGCTTTCCAAGGCGAAGGGCGGCAAGGTGCAGATGTTTATCTGGAGACCGAACGCGGGCTTTCTCGTGATTACGATCCCGAAATGA